A window of Plasmodium malariae genome assembly, chromosome: 5 contains these coding sequences:
- the LSM8 gene encoding U6 snRNA-associated Sm-like protein LSm8, putative produces MTSINIESYLENEILVITNDSRIFTGKLKGFDQTTNIILGNCYERIYKESLEKISLGLYIIRGDTVTLIGEIDEDVDKNILHNKIKPEMLKQVIGYKKEETQDILLI; encoded by the exons ATGACTTCTATAAACATTGAATCTTATTTAGAAA atGAAATATTAGTGATAACAAATGATAGTAGAATATTCACGGGAAAATTAAAAGGTTTTGACCAAACAACAAATATAATACTTGGAAATTGTTATGAAAGAATTTATAAAGAATCGTTGGAGAAAATAAGTTTAGGCTTGTACATAATTAGAGGAGATACTGT aACCCTAATCGGTGAAATTGACGAGGACgtagataaaaatattttacacaataaaattaagCCGGAAATGCTGAAGCAAGTAATTGGatataaaaaagaggaaacacaagatattttgttaatatag
- the PmUG01_05016900 gene encoding conserved protein, unknown function, with product MPQWGAGNSRAIEARLRKKIEKDRKQKEIEEKKLDEFWKDDDKKAQAKIQRKAEAENKRQQKLDRKKELRELYGEEEKSLKSNKEGKTTNAKVTQAQILQRLIEEKKKEIQNEKKKKDNINVHQMELEDNINHIQREEMNYCDEYINATGIDDVISALDNVSFEKTKSVKAAYKMFEEENLPLVKEEHKGLKLSQYKQILWKQFKKSADNPMNQRD from the exons atgccaCAATGGGGTGCGGGAAACTCAAGGGCTATAGAAGCCAGACTAAGAAAAAAGATTGAAAAAGACAGAAAACAGAAAGagatagaagaaaaaaaattagatgaATTTTGGAAAGATGATGACAAAAAAGCGCAAGCGAAAATTCAAAGAAAA GCTGAAGCTGAAAATAAAAGGCAACAAAAGTTAgacagaaaaaaagaattgagGGAATTATATGGAGAGGAAGAGAAATCGTTAAAGTCGAATAAAGAGGGC AAAACAACAAATGCAAAGGTGACACAGGCACAAATATTACAGAGGTTGAttgaagagaaaaagaaggaaatacaaaatgaaaaaaaaaagaag GACAATATTAACGTGCACCAGATGGAATTAGAAGACAACATTAATCACATCCAAAGGGAAGAAATGAACTACTGTGATGAGTATATAAATG ctACTGGAATTGATGATGTTATATCTGCTTTGGATAATGTGTCATTCGAAAAAACTAAAAGTGTTAAAGCT GCTTATAAAATGTTTGAAGAGGAAAATTTACCGCTTGTTAAAGAAGAGCATAAAGGCTTGAAACTATCGCAGTATAAGCAAATTCTATGGAAACag TTCAAAAAGTCGGCAGATAACCCTATGAACCAAAGAGATTAA
- the PmUG01_05016800 gene encoding prohibitin, putative, with protein MEKLLSSIGRLSVVAGGLSLIPYTFIYDVDGGERCVMFNRFGGVSENTYGEGSHFYIPWFQTPYIYDIKMKPKVINTTTGTRDLQIVTLSLRLLFRPHTKHLPYLHSTLGPDYDERVLPSIGNEVLKAVVAKYNAESLLTQRDKISKEIRESITARAKHFNILLDDVAITHLSYGKEFAKAIEDKQVAQQESERVKFIVAKTEQEKIAAVIKAQGEAEAAKLISTAVKEYGNSLLEIRKLEAAKEIAENLSKSKNVTYFPSNSNILLNPKNL; from the coding sequence ATGGAGAAGCTTTTATCTTCAATAGGAAGGCTAAGTGTTGTTGCAGGAGGGTTAAGTTTAATTccatatacttttatatatgatgtaGATGGGGGAGAGAGGTGTGTTATGTTCAATCGTTTTGGAGGAGTAAGTGAAAATACATATGGAGAAGGGAGTCATTTTTACATTCCTTGGTTTCAAactccatatatatatgatataaaaatgaaaccGAAAGTAATTAATACGACAACAGGAACAAGAGATTTACAGATTGTTACCTTAAGTTTAAGACTATTATTTAGACCTCATACAAAGCATCTTCCATATTTGCATAGTACTTTAGGGCCAGATTATGATGAACGTGTTTTACCCTCAATTGGAAATGAAGTACTTAAGGCTGTTGTTGCAAAATATAATGCAGAATCCTTATTAACTCAAAGAGATAAAATTTCTAAAGAAATAAGAGAAAGTATTACAGCAAGAGctaaacattttaatatattattagacGATGTAGCAATTACTCATTTAAGTTATGGAAAAGAATTTGCTAAAGCTATTGAAGACAAACAAGTTGCACAGCAAGAAAGTGAAAGGGTAAAATTTATTGTTGCAAAAACAGAGCAAGAAAAAATTGCTGCTGTTATTAAAGCGCAAGGAGAAGCAGAAGCTGCTAAATTAATATCCACAGCAGTTAAAGAATATGGGAATAGTTTACTTGAAATTAGAAAATTGGAAGCAGCTAAAGAAATAGCTGAAAATTTGAGCAAATCAAAAAATGTTACTTATTTTCCATCAAATTCAAACATTTTGTTAAACCCAAAAAATTTATAG